TGATGGTCAACCAGGCACCAGGAAACAGGATACATATATGCATCCAGGATGAAGGAGAAGGAATTCCTGCTGAAAAGATCAAAAAGCTTGGAGAACCTTTTTACACAACCAAGGAAAGAGGAACAGGCCTCGGGTTGATGGTTAGCTTCAAGATCATTGAAGAACATGGTGGCACAATTGAAATCGAGAGCAAGGTCGGGGACGGAACAATCTTTCATATTTATTTGCCAATAACCAGGGAAATGTCTGATTAAATTCAATCAGGCGTTTTTTTTGGTTAAAGAATTTATAAAGGTATTGAGTTGTGGATAACTCAATGCAGTTTTCTTAATCCAGCTCCAGCGCCTAGCCCCTCGAGTCGCTTGTCTAGCTGCGGCTCCTAACTCCTCGAGACGCTTCGGTCCTGCCAATGAAGTCAAAGAACGACTTCACTGTCAGGACCTCCAGCGCTTGTCGGGCCTGAACGAGGCGCTTGCGCTTTTTGTTCCTAAAAGCTATGTTGGAAAAACAGCCTCTAAAACCTAACGGAATAATTTTTTTGGAAATTTTACTCATTTCCCTTTTAAAATAATGAAAAATGCATTATATTAGATATATACCTAATTAGATATATGTCGAATAAGTAAAGTGGAGTGGTTTAATGCAGCTGGATAAAATTGTTGCTTTTCATAAAGCAATGGGGGACCCAACAAGGTTAAGAATAGTGGCTTTGCTGGCAAATGGGCCGCTTCATGGCCAGGCAATTGCCGGAAAGCTTGGCCTTACCCCGCCGACAATCACACATCATATCAAAAAATTGCGGGATATCAATGTTATCTTCGAGCGCAGAGACAAGAACACGATTTATTTTCACTTAAATGAGTCATTAATCAAGCAACAGGCGAAAACGCTTGGCAAGTTGATCGAGAAAAAGGAAGGGGAGGTGGAAGCAATGATCGAACAGAATATCGAAAGACAAAAGGTTATTGAGAATTTCTTTACAAAAGATGGTAAATTAAAGAATATCCCGGCGCAAAGGAAGAAGAAGCTGATGGTATTCGAATATATGGTCCGTGGGTTGAAAGCCGGAAAGAAATATCCAGAAAAGGAACTGAACGAATATATCACGAAGTTCCATGAGGATTATGCGACAATCAGAAGGGAATTCATCATCAATCATTACATGTACCGTGAAAATGCGATTTATGAATTGAACCCTGAAGAGATGTGGGCAAAACCTGAGTGATTTTCTATAAAAATTATCATAACTCCTTTGACTTTAAGAAGCATGAAACCGCTAAAGGTATCCTCATAAAGGGTTCCGGTTCAGGGGGGCATCTTTATAATAGACAGATGAATTGACGTATGAATTGACATACGTCTTTTTCTTTCGAGCTAATAGACGGAAAAATTCCGCTTAATTTGTAATTTCTATCTAAAAAAGCTTAAATAGGCGGAGAAATTCCGCCTATTTACACCAAAAATTCGAAAATGGGAGATTTAGAGTTGAATAAGCGGAAAACCTCCCCTTATATACACCCGAAACGAGCTCCAGTCTGTATTTAGCCGGAAAACCTCCGCTTATTTACTTTGGATTGTTACTCGATTATGGACAAGACATCTTATTTGAATTATTGTTCTTAATACAGTTCTGGCCGGCGATCAGCAAAGATGGGAATCTTGCCTCTTGCTTCCTTAACCTCATCAAGGTCGATTTCTGCCAGGAGGATTTCCTCACCTTCTCCACCTTCTGCAATCACGTCACCCCAAGGGCCAATGACCATGGAATGGCCAGCGAATTTATTGTTAGGATCTGAGCCAGCACGGTTACAGGCAATTACATAGCATTGGTTCTCAATCGCACGGGCGATGAGCAATGCCCGCCAGTGTTCAAGGCGCTGGATTGGCCATTCAGCGACAACAAACATCGCTTCAACATCATGGAGGGCATGGGCACGGACCCATTCCGGGAATCGAATATCATAGCAAATCAGCCCGGCAAATTTGTGTCCATCCAAAGAAAATAACCCTTTTTCCTTTCCGGCAGCCAGATACAGATGCTCATCCATGAGCTTGAACAAGTGGAGCTTGCTGTAGATTCCTGCCTGCTCACCATTTTTGTCGAATACTAGCAATGTATTTTCAATGCCAGCTTCTGTTTTATTTGCAACAGAACCGCCAATAAAATGGCAAGTGTATTTCTCAGCTGCATCCTTGAAAAACACTTTGGCTTCTTGTGCTTCTTCTTCTGCAGTGTCTTTTAAATTATCGAGATCATATCCGGTAGTCCACAGCTCGGGAAGGACAATGATATCAGGTTTTTGAGCCTTTGCCTTGTCGATCAGTTCGGAGGCTTTTTTGTAATTTTGCTCAGGATTCCCAAAGGCAATGTCCATTTGCAGGCATGCTATTTTATATTTCATCATTAATCACCGCCATACTTTCTGAAAATTATATCTTTACAAGTTACTATTTACGTTATATCATTTGTGACTAGAATTTCAAATTAAAATTTTTGAATACTAATATATTTCCTAAGCAGGTGAGAAAATGGAATTCGCACAATCAGATTTATTGAAAAGCTTGCCCAAGCAGTTTTTTGCTTCACTCGTGCAAAAAGTTGGCGCATATGCTGAAAAAGGGGCAGACATTATAAATCTTGGACAGGGAAACCCTGACCAACCAACACCTCAGCACATCGTAGAAAAGTTGAAGCAAGCTGGAGAAAATCCGGCTAACCATAAGTATTCGCCGTTCAGGGGATTGAGCTCGTTAAAAGAAGCTGCAGCAGCATTTTATAAAAGGGAGTATGGAGTCAATCTTGATCCAGAAGAAGAAATTGCCATACTATTCGGTGGCAAGGCTGGCTTGGTTGAAATTCCTCAATGCCTGTTGAATCCTGGGGACACAATTCTTGTTCCTGACCCCGGCTACCCTGACTACTTATCTGGAGTCGAACTTGCAAAGGCAAAGATGGTGACAATGCCACTAAGAGAAGAGAATGACTTTCTGCCTGATTATGCTGTATTAAGTGCGGAGGATTTGATTCAAGCAAAACTGATGTTTCTCAACTACCCAAATAATCCTACTGGCGCAGTGGCACATCAGGAATTCTTTGATCAGACAATCGAGGTGGCACGAAAAAATGAAATTTGTGTTGTCCACGATTTTGCCTATGGAGCGATTGGCTTTGACGGGGAGAGACCACAAAGCTTTTTACAGTCAGGTGGTGCCAAGGACGTAGGAATCGAAATCTATACGCTATCGAAAACGTATAATATGGCTGGATGGCGTGTTGGTTTTGCAGCGGGGAACAAGAGCGTGATTGCTGCAATTAACTTGCTTCAGGACCATATGTATGTCAGCTTGTTTGGTGCTGTTCAGGAAGCTGCAGCAGAAGCATTACTAGGGCCGCAAGAATGTGTTGCTGAGTTAAATGCTTTATACGAATCAAGAAGAAATGTCCTTATTGACGGTCTGAAAAATATTGGCTGGCATGTCACTGCTCCAAAAGGCTCGTTTTTTGCCTGGCTTAAGGTTCCTGAACACTTCACTTCGGTAGAATTCGCGGATTTCTTGCTCGAAAAAGCACATATAGCAGTTGCGCCAGGTGTTGGGTTTGGAGAACATGGAGAGGGCTTTGTGAGGGTTGGCTTGCTGAGCTCCGAGGAGAGGTTGCAAGAAGCAGTCAGCAGAATTGAAAGCTTGGGAATTTTCAAAAAATAGTTGACATTGATTTATGAAACTGACATAATCCTAATTAATAAATTCACTTTAACCAATTAAATAACTTGATTAAATTATTTTCTTATCAAGAGCAGGCGGAGGGACGAGCCCGATGAAGCCCGGCAACCGATCCAGCATAAGCTGGGCACGGTGCTAATTCTTGCAGCGAAAGCTGAAAGATGAGAAGAGTTTAGTGTATTTTCTAACCTCTTCTTTGTGAAGAGGTTTTTTTATTGCTAAGGAAATTAAAAATTATTTAAGTGTGGATAACTACATGTAGTTTTCTTAATCCAGCTCCAGCGCCTAGCCCCTCGAGACGCTTGTCTAGTGTCGCCTCCTAGAAACTCCGAAACTTCAACTCCGCCGGCAGAAGCAAAAAGCGCTTCTTTGTCGGAGTCTCCAGTTTCGCCGTTTCTGGGCAGTCGGCTATACATTTCGGTTTCGGTCCTGCCAATGAAGTCAAAGAACGACTTCACTGTCAGGCCCCCCAGCGCTTGTCGGGGCTGAACGAGGCGCTTGCGCTTTTTGTTCTTGTCTTTAACACAACACGTTTGGAAAGGGATTGATCTTAATGAGCGAAATTACAGCGACATATATAGTCCATGATGCTAAACATAACCCGGAGAAAAAAGCAGAAGGGATCGCGCTTGGTTTGACAGTGGGATCGTGGACAGATTTGCCCGAATTGGACCAAAAACAATTAAAAAAACATAAGGGAAGAGTTGTCTCCGTAGAAGGTTCTGGCCTGGACGCCAATTCAGAAACAGTGGCAACGATCAAAATTGCTTATCCTGCCATCAATTTCTCGCCGGACCTGCCGGCAATTCTCACAACTGTATTTGGAAAACTCTCGCTTGATGGCAAGGTAAAACTGGTCGACCTTGAATTTGGGAAAGAATTAAAAAAAGAATTTCCGGGTCCCCGATTTGGAATTGAAGGAATAAGGAGGAAGCTTGGCGTCCACAATCGGCCACTGCTTATGAGCATTTTCAAAGGTGTCATTGGACGCGATATGGACTATTTGCTGAAACAGCTAAAAGAACAGAGCCTTGGAGGAGTTGACCTGATCAAGGATGATGAAATCCTGTTTGAAAATGAACTTACTCCTTTTGAAAAGAGAATCACCCTTGGGAAACAGGTTCTTGATGAAGTCTATGAATCTACTGGACACAGAACCTTATACGCTGCCAATCTGACAGGAAGAACCACACAGCTTAGGGATAAAGCAAGAAAAGCGACTGAGCTTGGAGCTGACGCCCTTTTGTTCAATGTTTTCGCCTACGGTTTGGATGTCTTGCAGGAACTGAGGGAAGATGATGAAATCGGTATTCCAATCATGGCTCACCCGGCCGTAAGTGGTGCTTTCACTTCTGCTGAAGAATATGGTTTTTCACATTCTTTGCTTCTGGGAAAATTACTCCGCTATGCCGGAGCAGACTTCTCGCTGTTCCCGTCACCTTATGGAAGTGTGGCTCTCAAAAAGCAACAGGCGATATCAATAGCCGAGGCACTGACTGCTGAAGATCAATTCAAAAGGACATTCCCGGTTCCGTCAGCAGGTATCCATCCAGGAATGGTCCCATTGCTTGTAAAAGATTTCGGAATAGACTCAATCATTAATGCGGGTGGCGGAGTACATGGCCATCCTGGTGGAGCACAGGGCGGCGGGAAGGCATTCAGGCAGGCAATTGAAACAGTACTTCAAGGAAAAGCACTTGAGGAAGGCGCCATTGACCATGAAGAATTAAGAGTAGCTATAAGTCTATGGGGTTCTGCAGAGGCGGTGGCAAAGTGAGGCAGCCCGTGATTTTTTGCGACTTTGACGGAACAGTAACCGAAAAAGACAATATCATAGCAATCATGAATGAATATGGCCCTGAAGGCTGGGATGAAATAAAGGAAGCAGTGCTTGATCGCACCATTTCCATCAGGGAAGGGGTAGGAAAAATGTTTTCCCTCCTTCCGGTCACCCAGAAGGCAGAAATCATAGATTTTGCCGTCCAGAACGCAAGGATTCGCCCGGGTTTTCAGGACTTCCTGGATTATGCCAGCGAAGAAGGAATCCCTGTATACATCGTAAGCGGCGGAATTGATTTTTTCATAGAACCCATCATTCAACAATTTGGCCCAATTGCTGATATTTACTGCAACAGTTCTGATTTTTCAGCAAAAACAATCAAAATTGAATGGCCGAACAGCTGTGATGAACAATGCTCAAATGATTGCGGCTGCTGCAAACCATCGATCATGAGAAAGTTAGAGCAAAGCGGAGCTTATAAAATCGTCATTGGTGACTCCGTTACCGACCTAGAAGCCGCAAAGCAAGCAGACTTTGTGCTGGCGAGAGATTACTTGAAGGATAAATGTGAAGAGTGGGAGATTCGGCATCTACCATTTGAAACGTTTTATGACTGTATTGACGCTCTTAAAACTGAAACAGGGGTGAAGGGATGAGCATTTTAGAATCGAAGTGGGAAGAACTGTCGGATGTAAAGGCTGAACTGGCTGAGCGTGATTGGTTTATGGGAACGAGCGGAAACCTCGCGATCAAAGTGAACAGCGACCCAGTGCAATTCCTTGTGACGGCGAGTGGAAAGGATAAGCGGAAAAGAACGGATGAGGACTTTTTGCTTGTAGACCAATTCGGCCGTCCGGTGGAGGAATCACATTTGAAGCCTTCTGCAGAAACACTGCTTCATGTAGAGGTATACAAGAAGACAAACGCTGAATGCAGCCTCCATGTCCATACGATCGATAACAATGTCATCTCCGAGGTCTATGGAGACAGGGGTGAGGTGCAATTTCAAGGACAGGAATTAATTAAAGCTTTCAACATATGGGAGGAAGATGCTGTACTAAAGATTCCCATTATTCCAAATTACGCGCATATCCCAACCCTTGCAAAAGCTTTCTCAGAGCATGTAAAAGGAGACACCGGAGCAGTATTGATCCGTAACCATGGCATCACAGTCTGGGGAAGGAACGCATTTGAAGCTAAAAAAATTCTCGAAGCTACTGAGTTTTTATTCCGTTACCAGTTAAGATTACTCGAGCACAAACCATTCCAATTGTTCAAGGTAGTGTAAATCTTTATAGCAAATTCTCATTAAGCAAATAAAAGACACTAAAAAGGGAGAGATTCACATGGCATTTATCGTAAAGCAAAACACACAGGAAAAAATCGTTGAAGAGCAGCAGGTAGAAGCATTTCTGAACGCACAGGAAGTTATCTATGAAAAATGGGATATCAATAAGCTGCAAGCAAACCTTCAGGGAAAATTCCTCTTAACTGATGATGAAAAACAGCAGATTCTCGAAGCCTTCAAAGCAGAGATTGAAGACATTTCTGCACGCAGAGGCTACAAAGCTCAGGACGTCATTTCCCTGTCTGACAATACACCGAATCTTGATCAGCTGCTTGCGAATTTCAAGCAGGAACACCACCACACAGATGATGAGGTAAGATTCATCGTCAGCGGCCATGGGGTATTTGTCATCCAGGGCAAGGACGGAGAATTTTTTGAAGTTTTCCTGAATCCAGGAGACCTGATCTCCGTTCCTGAAAATACTCGTCATTACTTCACACTTCAGGATGACCGCCAGGTAGTTGCGGTAAGAATTTTCGTGACAACTGAAGGCTGGGTTCCGATTTATGAAGAGGAAAAAGTCAGCCAGTAATTATCATGACCGCAAACATTGTCGAATAAAAAATTTTTCGGGGTGAATATTGTCTTATTTTGCGAATCTATTTACAATCAAACGAGCATTTGCAATAATTCTCAAGTAAACTTTTATTGGTTTAAGGAATTAAAGTAGTAGAGGAGATATAGAAGTGTATCAATCGCAAAATACTTTGTTAAAGGAAATTGATCGCGCTCGGGAATTGATGGTGGCTGCTGCAATGGAATCTGGATACACGAGTGAGGAAACAATCTATCGAAGCCAGGAACTAGACCGTCTAATTTATGAATATCAAACTTTATGCCAAGAGACGGAAATACAGCGGCAAAAAGCAAAAATTTTATTCAGGCAAATGATTCTGCTGACAAAGAAACAATATATTTTAGCGCATGCGTGACAACATTCCATCATATCGAAAAAGTTAGCCACTGCCAGGAAATCGGCGGTGGCTAAAATGTTCCTATAAGGAAACTTCAATTGAAAAATCCTCCAAGTTCTCTCCAGGCTTCCACCAAAACATTGAAAATTTGCTCAAATTTTCACGTGAAAGTTGCTTTGTGTGATATTTATCATATTTTTAAATTCATATTTTATTTATTTTTAACATAGATAGGGTTTTTATATCATCACGCGACTTACTCCTTTATGTACAGTTCAAAGTACTACCATTTTAGACAATTATAAGTTCATCAATGTCTTAACCTCATTTTTTAACCATTCGAATGTACAATTTTGCTTTCCACTTTTTTAATTGTTGGTACTATGCTTGTAATGCGATTCATATATCGTACTACATAGCATTTTATTTTTCATTGCCAAAGAAACCGCTTACAAGTTAATAGTTTTTCATTTTGAGGAGGGGAAAAGAGAGTATGCACATTGTCGTATGTGTCAAGCAAGTGCCCGATACAAAGATCATCAAAATCAATCCTAAGACGAATACTCTGGACAGGCGAAGCGCACCAGCAATTTTGAACCCTTATGATGCCCATGCCGTACAGGAAGCAGTCAAAATCAAGAACAAAACAGGAGGAACGATCTCTGTTCTTTCAATGGGACCGCCGCAAGCTGTAGCTGTTATCAAGAAAAGTGTTGAAATAGGCGCTGACCAGGGATACCTCATCTCGGACAGGGCGTTTGCGGGCGCAGATACCCTTGCAACAAGCTATGCACTCTCCAAAGCGCTTGAAAAAATATCGAAGGATAATCCGATAGATTTAGTCATCTGTGGGAAGCATGCGATTGATGGTGATACAGGACAGGTAGGACCAGGAATCGCCCGCAGGCTGGATATACCGCCAATTACGAATGTTATTGAAGTTTCAGAGGTTAATGAAGGAGAAAAACATGTTCATATAAAGCGGAAACAAATCGATGGATACGAAGTTATTCAATCACAACTCCCTTGCCTGCTGACTGTTGAAAAGGAGATTAATGACATAGAGTATGCACCGCTTACAAATATGATCAATGCAGCACGTTATGAGCCGGTCATCTGGTCTGTTAATGATCTTGAGGATGTTGACAAGACACAGCTGGGGCTAAAAGGATCTCCAACGATTGTTGGCAAGATGTTCAGTCCTCCTAAGCTTGAAGGCGGGAAAAGAATTGAAGGAAACTCTGATTCTCAGGTAGAACAGCTTATGGGAATTTTAATGGAAAGAAAAGATTTATTGAAAATAAAAACAGCCAACTCTTGATTCCGATAATAAAGGGGGAATAACAGAATGGAAGAAAACCAGGGCGTCTGGGTATTCATTGAAGTAAATGATGGAACGATTGAAGGTGTTTCGCTGGAATTGCTGGGTGCGGGTAGGAAGCTTGCAGACAAGCTGGAAGTGCCGCTTTCAGGAGTGATGCTCGGGGAAGGCGTCATGCCCTTAGCT
This window of the Mesobacillus jeotgali genome carries:
- a CDS encoding DUF2087 domain-containing protein, which produces MQLDKIVAFHKAMGDPTRLRIVALLANGPLHGQAIAGKLGLTPPTITHHIKKLRDINVIFERRDKNTIYFHLNESLIKQQAKTLGKLIEKKEGEVEAMIEQNIERQKVIENFFTKDGKLKNIPAQRKKKLMVFEYMVRGLKAGKKYPEKELNEYITKFHEDYATIRREFIINHYMYRENAIYELNPEEMWAKPE
- a CDS encoding carbon-nitrogen family hydrolase translates to MKYKIACLQMDIAFGNPEQNYKKASELIDKAKAQKPDIIVLPELWTTGYDLDNLKDTAEEEAQEAKVFFKDAAEKYTCHFIGGSVANKTEAGIENTLLVFDKNGEQAGIYSKLHLFKLMDEHLYLAAGKEKGLFSLDGHKFAGLICYDIRFPEWVRAHALHDVEAMFVVAEWPIQRLEHWRALLIARAIENQCYVIACNRAGSDPNNKFAGHSMVIGPWGDVIAEGGEGEEILLAEIDLDEVKEARGKIPIFADRRPELY
- a CDS encoding pyridoxal phosphate-dependent aminotransferase, whose translation is MEFAQSDLLKSLPKQFFASLVQKVGAYAEKGADIINLGQGNPDQPTPQHIVEKLKQAGENPANHKYSPFRGLSSLKEAAAAFYKREYGVNLDPEEEIAILFGGKAGLVEIPQCLLNPGDTILVPDPGYPDYLSGVELAKAKMVTMPLREENDFLPDYAVLSAEDLIQAKLMFLNYPNNPTGAVAHQEFFDQTIEVARKNEICVVHDFAYGAIGFDGERPQSFLQSGGAKDVGIEIYTLSKTYNMAGWRVGFAAGNKSVIAAINLLQDHMYVSLFGAVQEAAAEALLGPQECVAELNALYESRRNVLIDGLKNIGWHVTAPKGSFFAWLKVPEHFTSVEFADFLLEKAHIAVAPGVGFGEHGEGFVRVGLLSSEERLQEAVSRIESLGIFKK
- the mtnW gene encoding 2,3-diketo-5-methylthiopentyl-1-phosphate enolase — its product is MSEITATYIVHDAKHNPEKKAEGIALGLTVGSWTDLPELDQKQLKKHKGRVVSVEGSGLDANSETVATIKIAYPAINFSPDLPAILTTVFGKLSLDGKVKLVDLEFGKELKKEFPGPRFGIEGIRRKLGVHNRPLLMSIFKGVIGRDMDYLLKQLKEQSLGGVDLIKDDEILFENELTPFEKRITLGKQVLDEVYESTGHRTLYAANLTGRTTQLRDKARKATELGADALLFNVFAYGLDVLQELREDDEIGIPIMAHPAVSGAFTSAEEYGFSHSLLLGKLLRYAGADFSLFPSPYGSVALKKQQAISIAEALTAEDQFKRTFPVPSAGIHPGMVPLLVKDFGIDSIINAGGGVHGHPGGAQGGGKAFRQAIETVLQGKALEEGAIDHEELRVAISLWGSAEAVAK
- a CDS encoding 2-hydroxy-3-keto-5-methylthiopentenyl-1-phosphate phosphatase, which codes for MRQPVIFCDFDGTVTEKDNIIAIMNEYGPEGWDEIKEAVLDRTISIREGVGKMFSLLPVTQKAEIIDFAVQNARIRPGFQDFLDYASEEGIPVYIVSGGIDFFIEPIIQQFGPIADIYCNSSDFSAKTIKIEWPNSCDEQCSNDCGCCKPSIMRKLEQSGAYKIVIGDSVTDLEAAKQADFVLARDYLKDKCEEWEIRHLPFETFYDCIDALKTETGVKG
- a CDS encoding methylthioribulose 1-phosphate dehydratase, with product MSILESKWEELSDVKAELAERDWFMGTSGNLAIKVNSDPVQFLVTASGKDKRKRTDEDFLLVDQFGRPVEESHLKPSAETLLHVEVYKKTNAECSLHVHTIDNNVISEVYGDRGEVQFQGQELIKAFNIWEEDAVLKIPIIPNYAHIPTLAKAFSEHVKGDTGAVLIRNHGITVWGRNAFEAKKILEATEFLFRYQLRLLEHKPFQLFKVV
- a CDS encoding 1,2-dihydroxy-3-keto-5-methylthiopentene dioxygenase yields the protein MAFIVKQNTQEKIVEEQQVEAFLNAQEVIYEKWDINKLQANLQGKFLLTDDEKQQILEAFKAEIEDISARRGYKAQDVISLSDNTPNLDQLLANFKQEHHHTDDEVRFIVSGHGVFVIQGKDGEFFEVFLNPGDLISVPENTRHYFTLQDDRQVVAVRIFVTTEGWVPIYEEEKVSQ
- a CDS encoding aspartyl-phosphate phosphatase Spo0E family protein codes for the protein MYQSQNTLLKEIDRARELMVAAAMESGYTSEETIYRSQELDRLIYEYQTLCQETEIQRQKAKILFRQMILLTKKQYILAHA
- a CDS encoding electron transfer flavoprotein subunit beta/FixA family protein, whose product is MHIVVCVKQVPDTKIIKINPKTNTLDRRSAPAILNPYDAHAVQEAVKIKNKTGGTISVLSMGPPQAVAVIKKSVEIGADQGYLISDRAFAGADTLATSYALSKALEKISKDNPIDLVICGKHAIDGDTGQVGPGIARRLDIPPITNVIEVSEVNEGEKHVHIKRKQIDGYEVIQSQLPCLLTVEKEINDIEYAPLTNMINAARYEPVIWSVNDLEDVDKTQLGLKGSPTIVGKMFSPPKLEGGKRIEGNSDSQVEQLMGILMERKDLLKIKTANS